The genomic window GTAATCGAGCAGGAACATGATATCGCTATTCCCGGCCCAGATCTGCTTGCGGCCCTGCAGCAGGTAGTCGCAGACTTCCATGCGGACTCCGTCGAACGAAAGCTTTGAATCAAGCAAATGCGACGCAGCGGCCAGGTAACGGAAGCCCCAGTCACGCACATTCATGCAGCGCATGCCTTCCGCATTTCCCAGGTCGCGGAAAAAAATCGGCGACATGGCGGGCATCAGCGCTTCGCAGAATTCATCGAAGTCCCTGCCTTCAAGAGTAGCGCGGCCACGGCGGTATAAATTCAGGAACGATTTCTGGAACAGGTTGATTTCGGGCCTGCGCACGAGCGTCTCGCGACATGTCATCGCCGAAGCGGGGAGCCCGAGTTTTCTGCCGGCCGACATCAGGTAACTCAGCGAACCTTCCGGCGGAAGCTGGTTGATCAGGTAGCCTACGGGCCACGTCTGCAAATCGTTCGTTTCGACAAAATCCACCAGGCGTTCGAAGAACGAGACAATCTCTTCCGAGTTGGGAGGCAGGTCGAGCACCACCACCGCGGACTTTCCGCCATGGCAATACGATTCCGCAATCACCCGCCAGCGCAGGTCGTCGCTCTCGATGGCTCGGGTAAGCGTGTCGGCCACAGGCACGATGCGCATCAACGAGCCCTTGTCTTCTATGGTAAACCAGCCGGATACCGGAGTCGAACGCCCGACAGTCGCCTGCACGGCGGCCTCGCTCACGAGCGCGTAATCGAATCCCGATTTTTCGAGCACGGCGGTCATGCCCATTTCCCACACGAACGAGGAATTGAAGTAGCCCTGCGGCTCTATGTCAAAAAACTTCTTGAGGATATCGCGATGGAGATCCAACTGCAAGGACTGCGTCTCTTCCGGGAACAGCGGGAGCATCGGATCATAGAAACCTCCGCCAAGGAATTCCAAAACGCCCTCGCGGATGCCGTTCTTTATCTTTCCGAATGCGAGCGGCTTCGCCACCTTGCGGAGCATCCTGAGCGTCGGGCCGTCCATGAACACCGAGCACTTGACCAGTCCCGAATTCAGCAGCACGTCAAGTCCGTCAAGCAAATTGCGAGCTACCGCCTCGAGATTCTCGTAGGCCGTCGATGGCGAAAGCTGCAGGACAAAAGATATTGTCGGCTTCATGTTGTTAAGGATAGAAAAAAGTAACTAGTTATCAGTTACTAGTTACTGGAAATACGGGTATCGGGAGGCAAATTTGGAATTACAATCCTAAGGCCTCCGCCCTCAAAAACCCAGATTACCCACCTATTTGGGCAAAACTAATCTTATAACCGTAAGAAGTCAATTTTTTGATTATGGGAGCGATATCTTTCATTAACATTTCTTTTTTTAAAACAAAATCAATTTCATTTCGGCCATCAAATAATGCAGGACGCTTGTTCCGACGATCGTTAATTTGCGGTTTCATTTTTGAACGAAGATTTTCTATGAATTTCCACAATTCAGTTTCGTTATAGAAGGTATAATAGTTATACCCCTGA from Fibrobacter sp. includes these protein-coding regions:
- a CDS encoding alpha-amylase/4-alpha-glucanotransferase domain-containing protein, whose translation is MKPTISFVLQLSPSTAYENLEAVARNLLDGLDVLLNSGLVKCSVFMDGPTLRMLRKVAKPLAFGKIKNGIREGVLEFLGGGFYDPMLPLFPEETQSLQLDLHRDILKKFFDIEPQGYFNSSFVWEMGMTAVLEKSGFDYALVSEAAVQATVGRSTPVSGWFTIEDKGSLMRIVPVADTLTRAIESDDLRWRVIAESYCHGGKSAVVVLDLPPNSEEIVSFFERLVDFVETNDLQTWPVGYLINQLPPEGSLSYLMSAGRKLGLPASAMTCRETLVRRPEINLFQKSFLNLYRRGRATLEGRDFDEFCEALMPAMSPIFFRDLGNAEGMRCMNVRDWGFRYLAAASHLLDSKLSFDGVRMEVCDYLLQGRKQIWAGNSDIMFLLDYHAGGALRAFCHKDTEVNLLNAWRDDAEPSFGFLDCLLPNADLTASQIDQALSMREYLLKDPYEYRIKRSDSGAEIELLEEQGFAVGSKRGVFHVAKTFGLKTSSSELTVDYRIENSTYMDSRCFFGTIFEFGLLGKDSGRIIIDGFDLKWDGKNPVVYPEASKIVIHDYGRGCVVTMKFATPAAVFVGAIFGASSSAAPEMYQGVRVYPFWRTALTVADEKKFRVTISVAKG